From a region of the Odoribacter splanchnicus DSM 20712 genome:
- a CDS encoding 3-hydroxybutyryl-CoA dehydrogenase, giving the protein MKICIVGTGTMGHGIAQVFAQAGHEVLLKGRSEASLAKAHKAMDKNLSRMVEKGKLEAGVKDQVLARIKDTMKYEDCADADLVIEAIAEDMATKHEIFKLLDGICKPEAILATNTSSLSITEVAAVTNRPEKVIGMHFFNPVPAMKLVEVIKGRLTSAEVHDQVFALSQEIGKVPVSVEEAPGFIVNRILIPLVNEGIGILADGVAKKEEIDAAMKLGANHPMGPLELGDLIGLDVCLAIMEVLYREFGDSKYRPHPLLRKMVRANLLGRKTGVGFYDYRK; this is encoded by the coding sequence ATGAAAATATGCATTGTTGGAACAGGGACTATGGGACATGGTATTGCCCAGGTATTTGCCCAGGCCGGACATGAGGTATTGTTAAAAGGCCGTTCTGAAGCTTCTTTGGCAAAAGCTCACAAAGCTATGGATAAAAATCTTTCCAGAATGGTGGAAAAAGGTAAATTGGAAGCCGGGGTTAAAGATCAGGTATTGGCCAGGATTAAAGATACGATGAAATATGAGGATTGTGCCGATGCTGATTTGGTGATCGAGGCGATAGCTGAAGATATGGCTACCAAGCATGAGATATTCAAATTGTTGGACGGAATTTGTAAACCGGAAGCGATATTGGCAACCAATACTTCTTCGCTTTCTATAACGGAAGTGGCCGCTGTGACTAACCGTCCGGAAAAGGTGATCGGTATGCATTTCTTCAATCCTGTTCCGGCTATGAAACTGGTGGAAGTGATCAAAGGCCGGCTGACTTCGGCAGAGGTGCATGATCAGGTATTTGCTTTATCGCAGGAAATCGGGAAAGTGCCCGTCAGTGTCGAGGAAGCTCCTGGATTTATAGTCAACCGGATTCTGATCCCTCTGGTGAACGAAGGCATCGGTATATTAGCTGACGGAGTGGCGAAAAAAGAGGAAATCGATGCCGCTATGAAATTAGGGGCTAACCATCCTATGGGACCATTGGAACTGGGTGATTTGATCGGATTGGATGTTTGTCTGGCTATTATGGAAGTGTTGTACCGGGAATTCGGTGACTCCAAATACCGGCCTCATCCTTTGTTGCGGAAAATGGTTCGCGCTAACTTATTGGGACGGAAGACCGGAGTCGGGTTTTATGACTATCGGAAATAA
- a CDS encoding Cbp1 family collagen-binding glycoprotein adhesin has product MKKIVILGIGASMFFLGSCVESSQKYKSLQARLDSLSTVHIMQNSEMESMLADLNDISAGMQSLRDAERLLTLETINENKDNSKSKQQLNQLKKDVQAITEAIASYKEQISKLEGKNKSQSAEFKRLIAGLNAELDQRTQKLNEITKQLAEKNQQLAVKTEEVANLTENVEALDKANKSQQMTINEQDMAIHQGHYLIGNRKELKEAEVISRQGIFCPPIVSSQAQKADFTDLDIREMKVIPLNSKKAKLLSVHPADSYTLETGEDGNMTLKINDENNFWKQTKYLVVMIE; this is encoded by the coding sequence ATGAAAAAGATCGTCATTTTAGGAATCGGAGCTTCTATGTTCTTCCTGGGTAGTTGCGTAGAGAGTTCTCAGAAATATAAGTCTTTACAAGCCCGTCTGGATTCTTTGAGTACAGTACATATTATGCAGAATTCCGAAATGGAGAGTATGCTGGCCGATTTGAACGATATTTCTGCCGGAATGCAATCGTTGCGGGATGCCGAACGTTTATTGACTTTGGAAACAATTAATGAAAATAAAGACAATAGTAAATCCAAACAGCAATTGAATCAGCTGAAAAAAGACGTACAGGCTATTACCGAGGCGATCGCTTCTTATAAAGAACAGATTTCCAAACTCGAAGGTAAGAATAAAAGCCAGTCGGCCGAGTTTAAGAGATTGATTGCCGGCTTAAATGCGGAATTGGATCAACGTACACAGAAACTGAATGAAATTACTAAACAATTGGCTGAGAAGAATCAGCAATTGGCAGTGAAGACCGAGGAAGTCGCTAATCTGACCGAGAATGTGGAAGCTTTGGATAAAGCCAATAAAAGTCAGCAAATGACGATCAATGAACAGGATATGGCGATTCATCAGGGACACTATTTGATTGGAAACCGCAAAGAGCTGAAAGAAGCTGAGGTAATTTCCAGACAAGGGATTTTCTGTCCGCCGATCGTATCGTCACAAGCACAAAAAGCCGACTTTACCGATTTGGATATCCGTGAGATGAAGGTGATCCCGTTGAATAGTAAAAAAGCGAAATTACTTTCTGTCCATCCGGCTGATTCCTATACTTTGGAGACCGGTGAAGATGGTAATATGACCCTGAAAATCAATGACGAAAATAATTTCTGGAAACAAACAAAATACCTGGTTGTGATGATTGAATAA
- a CDS encoding RNA polymerase sigma factor yields the protein MDKNTTYQTGNTAATKFESLVNRLYVSLCFAANRFLGDKTAAQDIVQEAFARLWELQGKNKNIENIDNYMYMLVHNLSLEWLRTRKLQAKYLNNHPLKEVNIFNVIVEADVAMQILAEIEKLPPRSKQVMQLAFQGLDNQQIAQEINISVSSVKTLKYKSIDKLKAIFSSDTLLKILMIFG from the coding sequence ATGGATAAAAACACAACATATCAAACGGGAAATACAGCTGCAACCAAGTTCGAAAGCTTAGTGAACCGTCTGTATGTCTCTTTGTGTTTCGCAGCCAACCGTTTCCTTGGCGATAAAACAGCTGCCCAAGATATTGTACAGGAAGCTTTTGCACGCCTCTGGGAATTACAAGGAAAAAACAAAAATATTGAGAATATCGATAATTATATGTATATGCTGGTTCATAACCTTTCACTTGAATGGCTGCGAACCCGCAAGCTGCAAGCTAAATATCTAAACAACCATCCTCTGAAAGAGGTCAATATCTTCAATGTCATTGTAGAAGCAGACGTCGCCATGCAGATTCTCGCAGAAATAGAAAAACTTCCTCCCCGTAGTAAACAAGTCATGCAGCTCGCTTTTCAAGGCCTCGACAATCAGCAAATAGCACAGGAAATAAACATCTCAGTAAGCAGTGTTAAAACACTGAAATACAAAAGTATCGACAAATTGAAAGCGATTTTCTCATCGGATACACTTTTAAAAATCCTGATGATCTTCGGCTAG
- a CDS encoding FecR family protein has protein sequence MNRESLNILLKKAYCQQLSEEERETLKLWLGESGENAEMYKRLMSGQSLTEYSDWVTGFDLSRAMEAIRSKVKRNRQRRIRKSVSWVAACVILCLGITFVFYFTSMDSEQVLTEQMAAQIQPGSAKAILTLGDGRQVALDKKPIELLVNKQQMVTGDSATLNYSIVLPASETEQIQRQEVAEYHTIEVPAGGEYHLVLADGTKIWLNAESSLVFPVEFSGNKRQVILKGEAYFEVVRNEHLPFVVSTVSGVQICVLGTQFNVEAYDDRESVKTTLVEGSVDVQAGGEKVRLIPHEQLQYHKNTAEMEVREVNVREIIAWKNGWFVFDNTTLGEIVKTLQRWYNIEVEFIRPELEHLRFTGDLSRYDSFDAVIRMFEDTKKLNMSVISNRLIVDRK, from the coding sequence ATGAACAGAGAAAGTTTAAATATATTGTTAAAAAAAGCCTATTGTCAACAGCTTTCTGAGGAAGAGAGGGAAACTTTGAAGTTGTGGTTGGGAGAGTCGGGAGAAAATGCAGAGATGTATAAACGGTTGATGTCGGGACAGAGCTTGACGGAATATTCGGATTGGGTGACTGGATTCGACCTTTCCCGGGCGATGGAAGCTATCCGGAGTAAGGTGAAACGGAACAGGCAAAGGAGAATCCGGAAATCAGTAAGTTGGGTGGCTGCCTGTGTAATACTCTGTCTGGGCATAACTTTCGTTTTTTATTTCACTTCAATGGATTCAGAACAGGTATTGACAGAACAAATGGCTGCTCAGATACAGCCTGGCTCGGCAAAGGCGATATTGACTTTAGGGGATGGACGGCAAGTGGCTTTGGATAAAAAACCCATTGAATTGCTTGTCAATAAACAACAAATGGTGACGGGAGATAGTGCGACCTTGAATTATTCTATTGTATTGCCCGCTTCTGAGACCGAACAGATACAACGGCAGGAAGTGGCAGAATATCATACAATAGAAGTTCCTGCCGGAGGAGAATATCATCTGGTTTTGGCTGATGGTACAAAGATATGGTTGAATGCAGAAAGTTCTCTGGTATTTCCGGTTGAATTTTCCGGGAATAAGCGACAGGTTATTTTGAAAGGAGAAGCTTATTTTGAGGTGGTCCGGAATGAACATTTACCTTTTGTTGTGAGTACAGTCTCCGGGGTACAAATTTGTGTATTGGGAACACAGTTTAATGTGGAAGCTTACGATGACCGGGAAAGTGTAAAGACTACTCTGGTGGAGGGAAGTGTAGATGTACAGGCAGGGGGCGAAAAGGTACGTTTGATTCCCCATGAACAATTGCAATATCATAAAAATACTGCTGAAATGGAAGTCAGGGAGGTAAATGTACGGGAGATTATCGCCTGGAAAAACGGTTGGTTCGTCTTTGATAATACTACATTGGGGGAAATTGTAAAAACTTTGCAACGTTGGTATAACATAGAAGTAGAATTTATACGTCCTGAATTAGAACATTTGCGTTTCACCGGTGATTTAAGCAGGTATGACTCTTTTGATGCTGTTATCCGAATGTTTGAAGATACTAAAAAACTGAATATGAGTGTGATATCGAACAGGCTAATTGTCGATAGAAAATAA
- a CDS encoding TonB-dependent receptor yields the protein MTKALILSIVLVIVWGSSSIVGASPRVDKQLGQLITLTMKETSVINIIQEIRKSTDYRFLFQVDDLKNMNKEEFVVSHATIKEVMDKLVDGTNLTYTFRSDAVVVLALKQQAAQIKSTQKFSLKGRVFEKTDSGKGIPFASVFLPQLGIGTVTKADGTFEIKNLDPDVYKVEISSLGFETLQTTINLNSKTPANLKFGLVEANFRLDEVVITATNSKAGASTSSSISRLAMDHMQASSLSDIMQLLPGATVSKPDLTSVSTLSLRGGASLGTAVIMDGAPISNNSNMQMMTTSIGGAVPATRGTSPQTGIDLRTITTDNIESVEVITGVPSVEYGDLTGGAVIVNTKAGRQPLQIKFNTNPNVYMFSGTKGFGLGEKGGNVNVGLDYAYSNADPTEGYDYYQRITARMMYSNGFFQDRLRSNTSLNVIYAKDKGEPNPDDEQDMRTTRQRDLGLVFNTNGTLDINAGWLKNIRYAASVNYTNRHSYFQDEATNADWGYSQSMTDGAVLSNVPGRPVYLEDGTEVTRVPVGEESLKAWMLPGSYIYMYDVYGKELNTFAKLTTNFAGKTGPIHHRLILGADFRNSGNLGKGKVFDPENPPYRNLSYDFASQRNRAFKDIPFMNHLGVYAEENIQWLMGKHELNISAGIRWDKVCGFGDGFSPRINASVDIIPRHLTLRGAYGITLKAPTLLYMYPDKAYFDLVNFNNASTSAPDGQKFQVITTRVFDAENKNLEMAKNKKCELGLDLKFNKMRFFVTAYQEKCDNGYTIAKSLNTFKSVPFVQYSEITPRPSDESQIANLKEIATNPYLLSYTTPMNALKYLVRGIDFDFDFGRVDAIRTAFNLNGSYMWRKSGSNNYMFWNKITGTDYSKYPHMGVFSPDYETDYSERLATNLRVIHNIPQIGLVVTLTANVIWKDRSWKSYGNDSIPIKYISRLDGKLYDFNPDDIDNEEFIGIDRRSTVNPTRLIREGVMPPLLTMNLNITKEIRDFLKVSFFANNMFRSTPLWESKKNPGSYTRRNTTENVFFFGLELTAIIR from the coding sequence ATGACTAAGGCTTTGATTCTATCGATAGTTTTAGTGATAGTATGGGGAAGTTCTTCTATCGTAGGGGCTTCTCCCAGAGTTGATAAGCAACTCGGTCAATTGATAACTTTGACCATGAAGGAAACTTCTGTAATAAATATTATTCAGGAAATTCGTAAATCAACAGATTATCGTTTTTTATTTCAGGTGGACGATTTAAAAAATATGAATAAAGAAGAATTTGTTGTTTCTCATGCGACCATAAAGGAGGTCATGGATAAGTTAGTTGATGGTACAAATCTGACATATACTTTTCGTTCTGATGCTGTAGTAGTTTTAGCTTTGAAACAACAAGCGGCTCAAATCAAATCAACTCAGAAATTTAGCTTGAAAGGGCGGGTGTTTGAAAAAACGGATTCTGGTAAAGGAATTCCTTTTGCTTCGGTTTTTCTGCCTCAGTTAGGCATAGGCACTGTAACAAAAGCAGACGGGACATTTGAGATAAAAAATCTGGATCCTGATGTTTATAAGGTGGAAATTAGTTCTTTAGGTTTTGAGACGTTACAGACAACTATTAATTTGAATAGTAAAACTCCTGCAAATTTGAAATTTGGTTTAGTGGAAGCGAATTTCCGTTTGGATGAGGTGGTGATAACTGCCACTAATAGTAAAGCCGGAGCTTCGACTTCTTCTTCTATCTCACGTTTGGCAATGGATCATATGCAGGCTTCCAGTTTGTCTGATATTATGCAACTATTACCGGGAGCAACGGTAAGTAAACCGGATTTAACTTCCGTATCGACTTTAAGCCTAAGGGGAGGGGCTTCTTTAGGAACAGCGGTGATCATGGACGGAGCTCCTATTTCAAACAATTCTAATATGCAGATGATGACAACCTCTATTGGTGGAGCTGTCCCGGCAACGAGAGGAACCTCTCCCCAAACCGGAATTGATTTAAGAACGATTACAACTGATAACATCGAGTCCGTGGAAGTGATTACGGGAGTTCCAAGTGTTGAATATGGCGATTTGACAGGTGGGGCTGTGATTGTAAATACAAAAGCCGGACGTCAGCCTTTGCAAATTAAATTCAATACAAATCCCAATGTTTATATGTTTTCCGGTACAAAGGGGTTTGGGTTAGGAGAAAAAGGAGGAAATGTGAATGTCGGGTTAGATTATGCATATAGCAACGCAGATCCTACAGAGGGATATGATTATTATCAACGAATTACTGCACGTATGATGTATTCGAATGGTTTTTTTCAAGATCGTTTACGTTCAAATACTTCATTGAATGTTATCTATGCTAAAGATAAAGGGGAACCTAACCCGGATGATGAACAGGACATGCGGACTACCAGACAACGGGATTTAGGGCTGGTTTTCAATACAAATGGGACATTAGATATAAATGCCGGTTGGCTTAAAAATATTCGTTATGCAGCTTCTGTAAATTATACGAACAGGCATTCTTATTTTCAGGATGAGGCGACTAATGCGGATTGGGGATATTCCCAGTCAATGACAGATGGAGCTGTGTTGTCCAATGTTCCCGGACGTCCAGTCTATTTGGAAGATGGTACAGAGGTTACCCGGGTTCCGGTGGGAGAAGAAAGTTTAAAGGCGTGGATGTTACCTGGTTCTTATATTTATATGTATGATGTTTATGGAAAAGAGCTGAATACATTTGCCAAACTGACTACAAATTTTGCCGGCAAGACCGGACCTATTCATCATCGGTTGATTTTAGGGGCTGATTTTAGAAATTCAGGTAATCTGGGTAAAGGAAAGGTATTTGATCCGGAAAATCCTCCTTACCGGAATTTATCTTATGACTTTGCATCTCAACGTAACAGAGCGTTTAAGGATATTCCTTTTATGAACCATCTCGGAGTGTATGCAGAGGAGAATATACAGTGGCTTATGGGGAAACATGAATTAAATATTTCTGCTGGAATACGTTGGGATAAAGTCTGCGGTTTCGGTGACGGATTTTCTCCGCGTATCAATGCTTCTGTGGATATTATACCCAGGCATCTGACTCTCCGGGGAGCCTATGGTATTACTTTAAAAGCTCCGACTTTGTTATATATGTATCCGGATAAGGCTTATTTTGATTTAGTGAATTTTAATAATGCTTCAACCAGTGCTCCTGACGGACAAAAATTTCAGGTCATTACCACGCGTGTCTTTGATGCAGAAAATAAGAATTTAGAAATGGCAAAGAACAAAAAATGTGAGTTGGGGTTGGATCTGAAATTTAATAAAATGCGTTTTTTTGTTACTGCCTATCAGGAAAAATGTGATAACGGTTATACCATTGCCAAATCGTTGAATACCTTTAAAAGTGTACCTTTTGTACAATATTCTGAAATTACTCCGCGTCCTTCTGATGAAAGCCAGATAGCTAATTTGAAAGAGATAGCCACCAATCCTTATTTATTGAGTTATACCACTCCGATGAATGCGCTTAAATATCTGGTGCGGGGGATTGATTTCGATTTCGATTTTGGACGTGTGGATGCCATTCGTACGGCTTTTAATTTGAACGGTTCGTATATGTGGAGGAAATCCGGTTCTAATAATTATATGTTCTGGAATAAAATTACAGGAACAGATTATTCTAAATATCCCCATATGGGAGTTTTTTCTCCGGATTATGAAACTGATTATAGCGAACGTTTGGCTACAAATTTGAGGGTCATCCATAATATTCCTCAAATAGGATTGGTGGTAACATTGACTGCTAATGTGATTTGGAAAGATCGCTCATGGAAATCTTATGGTAATGACTCAATTCCTATAAAATATATTTCCCGTTTAGATGGAAAATTATATGACTTTAATCCGGATGATATTGATAATGAGGAATTTATTGGAATAGACCGGAGGTCAACTGTTAATCCGACCCGGTTGATCCGGGAAGGAGTTATGCCTCCGCTTTTAACCATGAATTTGAATATAACTAAAGAAATACGTGACTTTTTGAAGGTTTCTTTCTTTGCAAATAATATGTTCAGGAGTACTCCTTTATGGGAAAGCAAGAAAAATCCGGGATCCTATACCCGAAGGAATACTACAGAGAACGTGTTCTTTTTTGGTCTGGAATTGACGGCTATTATTCGTTAA
- a CDS encoding DUF4876 domain-containing protein, producing the protein MKNNIIIKKINIVLSVLFLYSCIDQMQDAGDAKKVTPVRGTVTIQVNTGFVTKAGDPGFPTEGLRAVFNNFSENFTKEGIVDERGIVSIDSLIPGIYSVNVSGKVDYNGQDYYLNGAVSNVSIFEDITEEDAIENNKKVPSINIRPAKVGPLCFREIYYCGVTPYYFRDQTYEIYNNGDEVFYLDSLCFAQLEPNVATATLPVWPDEDGVDNYVYGIVVWQISGSGKDYPLQPGESFLIVQEARDHRVNNASSFDNSMAEWEAWSGNAGRDNPEVPNIAYVFWDKPNTMQWLTSVFGAAFCIYKMDTPFDPNNWQTQVNKKQRFMKIAAGDVMDGVELLPNMFSFDMKRIPGFVDAGGTSVGATYCGKSVCRKVTGYREDGTPLYQDTNNSTDDFEVMDQPMIRRNGEKVPAWSPALNN; encoded by the coding sequence ATGAAAAATAATATTATAATAAAAAAGATAAATATTGTATTATCTGTACTATTTCTGTATTCCTGTATTGATCAAATGCAGGATGCGGGAGATGCTAAAAAGGTGACTCCGGTACGGGGGACAGTTACCATTCAGGTAAATACCGGATTTGTTACAAAAGCTGGCGATCCTGGTTTTCCTACAGAGGGATTGAGGGCGGTGTTCAATAATTTTAGCGAGAATTTTACAAAGGAAGGAATTGTGGATGAAAGAGGAATTGTATCTATCGACAGTTTAATTCCTGGTATTTATTCTGTGAATGTTTCAGGGAAAGTAGATTATAATGGACAGGATTATTATTTGAATGGGGCTGTCAGTAATGTATCTATTTTTGAAGACATAACAGAAGAGGATGCTATAGAGAATAATAAAAAAGTTCCTTCAATAAATATACGTCCGGCTAAAGTTGGACCTTTGTGTTTCAGGGAAATCTATTATTGCGGAGTTACTCCTTATTATTTCAGGGATCAAACTTATGAGATTTACAATAACGGGGATGAGGTATTTTATCTGGACAGTCTTTGTTTTGCACAATTAGAACCTAATGTAGCGACTGCAACATTGCCTGTATGGCCGGATGAAGACGGAGTTGACAATTATGTATACGGTATTGTTGTGTGGCAGATCTCTGGTTCGGGTAAAGATTATCCTTTACAACCGGGGGAGTCGTTTCTGATTGTTCAGGAAGCCCGTGATCATCGGGTTAACAACGCCAGTTCATTCGATAATTCTATGGCAGAGTGGGAAGCCTGGTCTGGGAATGCAGGCCGGGATAATCCTGAGGTTCCGAATATTGCATATGTTTTTTGGGATAAACCCAATACCATGCAATGGTTGACTTCGGTATTCGGAGCTGCATTCTGTATTTATAAAATGGATACTCCGTTTGATCCGAATAATTGGCAAACTCAGGTGAATAAAAAACAGCGGTTTATGAAAATTGCTGCCGGAGATGTGATGGATGGTGTAGAATTGCTACCTAATATGTTCTCTTTTGATATGAAACGTATCCCTGGTTTTGTGGATGCTGGCGGAACTTCTGTGGGGGCAACTTACTGTGGCAAGAGTGTTTGCCGTAAGGTTACCGGATATCGGGAAGATGGCACTCCGCTTTATCAGGATACCAATAATTCAACAGATGACTTTGAAGTGATGGATCAACCTATGATCCGGAGGAATGGAGAGAAAGTTCCGGCCTGGAGTCCGGCATTAAACAATTAG
- a CDS encoding DUF6850 family outer membrane beta-barrel protein, which produces MKKYIKMKPVGGILITLLTALPLYAQDNNEIVGQNTPAALERMKMQNLWLEHTSNAAGAILDNTVRYSTVSLGYDIGNGTFRRPQEGKRVNSLDFKTEGGGIYEGLHGMYVWGSFSYSRYKVHKAEYNASLIDPLRGMPFIIADTNRSNWVNQDYNLEMQMTTPLLWNRVIIGITGRYQNAVGAKQLDPRPLVRLSQFTVIPSVIVKFDKHALGLNFDYYSRREDGSAGNSNNRRDQQVWELRGLGFHSEGVIGGVGGVGGLRNCNANNLGGGIQYSYFSGQVRFLLAGNYDYKVEDVTNNYTRPKMVGTVKDQIITGKLALEIKNKKENSFFTDFGYTDRSIDGIEYVQVYDNTYEVQEWITKFKSIRSNFSTKDWRLNFDYLVSRENEYKWKLGMTALYHQLADIYYLPGSKQDIDNFYVNIHAKRNFDLGKKNKLLVGLDLGLNENLDSEISYTGPDQDSRIIQDFLYRDYAYLSSEYWEGGLSFIYSNGSLMKEKANLFVSAVLNYKDVIKDSPWFGQRVVCSFSVGLNF; this is translated from the coding sequence ATGAAAAAATATATTAAAATGAAGCCGGTTGGGGGAATATTAATTACCCTGTTAACAGCCCTTCCTCTGTATGCTCAGGACAATAATGAGATCGTAGGGCAAAATACGCCTGCTGCCTTGGAACGTATGAAAATGCAGAATTTGTGGCTTGAACATACGTCTAATGCTGCCGGTGCAATATTGGATAATACTGTACGCTACAGTACAGTTAGTTTGGGATATGATATCGGGAACGGTACGTTCAGGCGCCCGCAGGAAGGAAAAAGGGTGAATAGTTTGGATTTTAAGACCGAAGGAGGAGGTATATATGAAGGGTTACACGGAATGTATGTATGGGGTAGTTTTAGTTATTCCCGTTATAAAGTACATAAAGCTGAATACAATGCTTCTTTAATTGACCCTTTGAGGGGAATGCCGTTTATCATTGCGGATACTAATCGTAGTAATTGGGTCAATCAGGATTATAATTTAGAGATGCAAATGACAACCCCTTTGCTTTGGAACAGGGTTATTATCGGAATCACAGGACGTTATCAAAATGCAGTGGGCGCAAAGCAGTTAGATCCCCGTCCTCTTGTACGTTTATCACAATTTACAGTTATCCCTTCGGTGATTGTGAAATTTGATAAACATGCTTTGGGATTAAATTTTGATTACTATAGCCGGAGGGAAGACGGTAGTGCCGGTAACTCCAATAACCGCAGAGATCAGCAAGTTTGGGAACTTCGGGGATTAGGGTTTCATTCGGAAGGAGTTATTGGTGGCGTTGGTGGCGTTGGAGGATTGAGAAATTGCAATGCCAATAATCTGGGGGGAGGTATTCAATATAGTTATTTCTCCGGGCAAGTGAGATTCCTCCTGGCTGGAAATTATGATTATAAAGTAGAGGATGTAACTAATAACTATACCCGTCCGAAAATGGTTGGGACTGTTAAAGACCAGATTATTACCGGAAAGTTGGCTCTGGAAATAAAAAATAAGAAAGAAAACAGCTTTTTTACTGACTTTGGCTATACTGACCGTAGTATTGATGGAATTGAATATGTGCAGGTATACGATAATACTTATGAGGTACAGGAATGGATAACGAAATTTAAAAGCATCCGCTCGAATTTTTCAACCAAAGATTGGAGATTGAATTTTGATTATCTGGTTAGTCGTGAAAATGAATATAAATGGAAATTAGGTATGACAGCTTTATATCATCAACTTGCTGATATATACTACTTGCCTGGAAGTAAGCAGGATATTGATAATTTCTATGTAAATATCCATGCTAAAAGAAATTTTGATTTAGGTAAAAAGAATAAACTTTTGGTGGGTTTAGATCTCGGATTAAATGAAAATTTGGATTCAGAGATTTCATATACCGGGCCGGATCAGGATTCCAGAATTATTCAGGATTTTCTGTATAGAGACTATGCTTATTTAAGTTCTGAATATTGGGAAGGAGGATTGTCTTTCATTTATTCTAATGGTAGTCTTATGAAAGAAAAAGCGAATCTTTTCGTTTCTGCCGTATTGAATTATAAAGATGTTATTAAGGATAGTCCTTGGTTTGGGCAGAGAGTTGTCTGTTCGTTTAGTGTCGGATTGAATTTTTAA